The following proteins are encoded in a genomic region of Bacillus sp. FJAT-22090:
- a CDS encoding response regulator, whose amino-acid sequence MTKIIIIDDHQLFREGVKRILDFEDSFDVIAEGDDGSDVLRLYEQHIPDVVLMDINMPTKNGVDATAELLEKYPEAKVIMLSIHDDESYVTHALKTGALGYMLKEMDANAIVSAIKVVAQGGSYLHPKVTRNLVAEFRRLSERENKGNFHQTEIRRPFHLLTKRECEVLQLLTDGQSNRTIGETLFISEKTVKNHVSSILQKMNVNDRTQAVVTGIKNGWVEVR is encoded by the coding sequence ATGACAAAAATTATTATAATAGATGACCACCAACTTTTTAGAGAAGGCGTAAAGCGTATTTTAGATTTTGAAGATTCTTTTGACGTAATTGCAGAAGGAGATGACGGTAGCGACGTTCTTCGTTTATATGAACAACATATTCCAGACGTTGTATTAATGGATATTAATATGCCAACTAAAAATGGCGTTGATGCAACTGCTGAATTACTTGAAAAATATCCGGAAGCTAAAGTTATCATGCTATCTATCCATGACGACGAATCTTATGTAACACATGCGCTTAAAACTGGTGCTCTTGGTTACATGCTAAAAGAAATGGATGCTAACGCAATTGTCTCTGCTATCAAAGTAGTAGCACAAGGCGGTTCATACTTACATCCGAAAGTAACTCGCAATCTAGTTGCCGAATTCCGTCGCCTAAGCGAACGTGAAAATAAAGGAAACTTCCATCAAACAGAAATTCGCCGTCCATTCCACTTACTTACGAAACGTGAATGCGAAGTGCTACAACTGTTAACAGATGGGCAAAGTAACCGTACAATTGGTGAAACACTTTTCATCTCTGAAAAAACCGTAAAAAACCACGTATCCAGCATTCTACAAAAAATGAACGTAAACGACCGTACCCAAGCCGTAGTAACCGGCATCAAAAACGGTTGGGTCGAAGTACGATAA
- a CDS encoding sensor histidine kinase, with amino-acid sequence MTNKNFDTKSLDVIFDRMVEVMDHSKKDIFIISEQSRQSFEEMKVELEIIRGNIETVIIEGDLLESKSRLARNRLAEVSKNFETYEEPQIRNAYETANEIQINLLIKRTEERQLRLRRDELERRLQGLLEMIERADQLVNQVNIVMNYLTSDLKDVGVALENAKIKQDFTLKIIEAQEEERKRLSREIHDGPAQMLANVLLRTDLINLTYQQRGGDEAMKEINELKDMVRNALSEVRRIIYDLRPMALDDLGLVPTLKKYISTIQEYNPTCMIHFQSYGEEQRLQPNFEVAIFRLIQESLTNGIKHGKFKEAWVKVEWLKQKINIIVKDNGKGFDPNEAKEKSFGLIGMRERVDLLDGTMKIISSPGKGASILFSIPINEE; translated from the coding sequence ATGACGAATAAGAATTTTGATACAAAATCGTTAGATGTTATTTTCGATCGAATGGTAGAAGTAATGGATCATTCAAAAAAGGATATATTCATTATAAGCGAACAGAGTCGTCAAAGCTTCGAAGAAATGAAAGTTGAATTAGAAATAATTCGAGGTAACATTGAAACCGTTATTATTGAAGGGGATTTACTAGAATCGAAATCACGTTTAGCTAGAAATCGCCTAGCAGAAGTATCTAAAAACTTTGAAACGTACGAGGAACCTCAAATTCGGAATGCTTATGAAACTGCCAATGAGATTCAAATTAACCTACTGATAAAAAGAACAGAGGAAAGACAACTTCGTCTTAGAAGAGATGAATTAGAACGCAGATTACAGGGCTTACTGGAAATGATCGAACGTGCGGATCAACTAGTCAATCAAGTAAATATAGTAATGAATTATTTAACTTCTGACTTAAAAGATGTGGGAGTTGCACTTGAAAACGCAAAAATCAAACAAGATTTCACCCTGAAAATTATCGAAGCACAAGAGGAAGAGCGCAAAAGACTTTCTCGTGAAATACACGACGGTCCAGCCCAAATGCTTGCGAATGTGTTACTTAGAACAGATTTAATTAATCTTACATATCAGCAGCGTGGCGGAGACGAAGCGATGAAAGAAATCAATGAACTGAAAGATATGGTTCGAAATGCGCTTTCAGAAGTTCGTCGAATAATTTATGATCTTCGCCCAATGGCACTAGATGATTTAGGATTGGTTCCTACGCTTAAAAAGTATATATCAACAATTCAAGAATACAATCCAACGTGTATGATACATTTTCAATCATATGGAGAAGAACAACGTCTCCAACCAAATTTTGAAGTAGCCATTTTCCGACTAATCCAAGAGTCCTTAACTAACGGTATTAAGCACGGAAAGTTTAAAGAGGCTTGGGTAAAAGTAGAATGGTTGAAACAAAAAATAAATATTATCGTCAAAGATAATGGAAAAGGCTTCGATCCAAATGAAGCAAAAGAAAAATCATTTGGATTAATTGGTATGCGAGAGCGAGTGGATTTACTCGATGGAACGATGAAAATAATATCATCTCCAGGAAAGGGAGCATCCATTTTGTTTAGTATTCCGATAAATGAGGAATAA
- a CDS encoding YigZ family protein, whose amino-acid sequence MRNDYQTVKGYGESEIIIQKSRFLTYVNRAETEEEAQDFINSIKVKHKDATHNCSAYIIGEHDNIQKANDDGEPSGTAGVPMLEVLKKQGIKDTIVVVTRYFGGIKLGGGGLIRAYGKATTEGVTAAKLVERKLHHLMKVSIDYNWLGKVENEVRNSEYPLKDINYAESVEVHVYVKAEDESNFSDWMTEMTNGQCKIEIVEKEFLEFEVN is encoded by the coding sequence ATGAGAAATGATTATCAAACAGTCAAAGGCTATGGGGAAAGTGAGATTATCATCCAAAAATCACGCTTCCTTACCTATGTGAATCGAGCTGAGACTGAGGAGGAAGCGCAAGATTTTATTAATTCTATCAAAGTAAAGCATAAAGATGCTACTCATAACTGTTCTGCTTATATTATTGGGGAACACGATAACATCCAAAAAGCCAATGATGATGGGGAACCTAGTGGAACTGCTGGGGTGCCAATGCTCGAAGTGTTAAAGAAGCAAGGAATTAAGGATACTATCGTAGTTGTTACTCGGTATTTCGGTGGTATTAAACTAGGTGGCGGTGGTCTTATTCGAGCATATGGAAAAGCTACTACAGAGGGAGTTACAGCAGCAAAACTGGTAGAGCGCAAGCTACATCATCTGATGAAAGTATCAATTGACTACAATTGGTTAGGTAAAGTCGAAAATGAAGTGCGAAATTCTGAATATCCTCTAAAAGATATTAACTATGCAGAGTCTGTAGAAGTCCATGTGTATGTAAAAGCAGAGGATGAATCCAATTTCTCTGATTGGATGACTGAAATGACAAATGGACAATGTAAAATAGAAATTGTCGAAAAAGAATTTTTGGAATTTGAAGTAAATTGA
- a CDS encoding CAP domain-containing protein — protein MKKLIFLLMFLISLSIVPISTNAANCPGVVYWDGVELKTGQIGRVIIQKPTTIYKNNNGVFEASRTVKKGEVFRIYANKGSYYQLGGGLVIKNDASILYQTPSKEKFRLLNCKQTTPTSMVIGDSITSVNSKLGGAKKSIPNEFDASTSIYHKNYNNFYAISYLNNKIASLYTKDKNYQFNGISIASTVSQLESKLGKAYETTGNTYPIEIITYDFPKYEANFFIDVHNDNKISAIYLIDRQLIKRNANLYPKKSSTLEKSYETLLYEITNAERKAKGVSILQYSTDISNVARGHSVDMGKHDYFNHDNLDGESPFDRLANGGILFRNAGENIAMGYTNPYFAHEALMNSLGHRKNIVSTNYTQHGVGVFFADWTYGSIPYYTENFIKP, from the coding sequence ATGAAGAAATTGATTTTTTTACTAATGTTCTTAATTAGTTTAAGTATAGTTCCAATCTCTACTAATGCGGCAAATTGTCCAGGGGTTGTGTATTGGGACGGTGTCGAGCTAAAAACTGGTCAAATAGGCAGAGTCATCATTCAAAAACCTACTACTATTTATAAAAATAATAATGGAGTTTTCGAAGCTTCACGAACAGTAAAAAAGGGAGAAGTTTTTAGAATTTATGCAAATAAAGGATCTTATTATCAACTAGGTGGCGGCCTAGTTATCAAAAACGATGCCTCTATTTTGTATCAAACACCATCTAAAGAAAAATTTAGATTACTTAATTGCAAGCAAACTACTCCTACTTCTATGGTCATTGGTGACAGTATTACTTCTGTAAATTCCAAATTAGGAGGCGCAAAGAAATCGATACCCAATGAATTTGATGCATCAACGTCTATTTATCACAAAAACTATAATAACTTCTATGCAATTAGTTATTTAAACAATAAAATAGCTTCACTTTATACAAAAGACAAAAACTATCAATTTAATGGTATTTCAATAGCTAGTACTGTTAGTCAACTAGAAAGCAAATTAGGAAAAGCATACGAAACAACTGGTAACACTTATCCAATTGAAATTATTACATATGATTTTCCTAAGTATGAAGCCAATTTTTTTATTGATGTGCATAATGACAATAAGATCTCTGCAATCTACTTAATAGATCGCCAGTTAATAAAGCGAAACGCAAATCTCTATCCAAAAAAATCTAGTACACTAGAAAAAAGTTATGAGACACTCTTATACGAAATAACGAATGCTGAAAGAAAGGCAAAAGGCGTTTCAATACTACAATATTCTACCGATATTTCGAATGTTGCTCGTGGCCACAGTGTCGATATGGGTAAACATGATTATTTTAACCATGATAACTTAGATGGGGAATCGCCTTTTGACAGGCTAGCAAATGGTGGAATTCTGTTTAGAAATGCAGGAGAAAATATTGCAATGGGATACACGAACCCATACTTTGCCCATGAAGCATTGATGAATTCATTAGGTCATCGTAAAAATATCGTTAGTACTAACTATACGCAACATGGCGTAGGCGTGTTTTTTGCAGACTGGACGTACGGATCGATACCTTACTATACGGAAAATTTTATAAAACCTTGA